One Qiania dongpingensis genomic window carries:
- a CDS encoding YigZ family protein, with amino-acid sequence MRQSYLELYEGGEGEIVEKKSRFLATIRPVKSEAEAAAVLEETRKKYWDANHNCTAYSIGVRNERVRCSDDGEPGGTAGRPMLDVLLGEQVHNVCAVVTRYFGGTLLGTGGLVRAYSRAVQEGLADCVILDKKPGQEILVTCDYNGIGKIQYTAGQMGVHTLDTSYTDIVTSRILVPEEQTDLFMKKVTEATNGRAVMELLGTPYFAEKDREILLFEE; translated from the coding sequence ATGAGACAGAGCTATTTGGAACTATATGAGGGCGGCGAAGGAGAGATCGTGGAGAAGAAGTCCAGGTTTCTTGCGACAATCCGGCCGGTGAAGTCAGAGGCGGAGGCTGCCGCCGTTTTGGAAGAGACAAGAAAGAAATATTGGGATGCAAATCATAACTGCACGGCGTACAGCATCGGAGTCCGGAATGAACGGGTGAGATGCAGTGACGACGGAGAACCGGGAGGGACGGCCGGGAGGCCTATGCTGGATGTGCTGCTGGGAGAACAGGTGCATAATGTGTGCGCTGTTGTGACCCGGTATTTCGGCGGCACACTGCTGGGAACAGGAGGATTGGTCAGGGCCTATTCCAGAGCCGTCCAGGAAGGGCTTGCAGACTGCGTCATTCTGGACAAAAAGCCGGGACAGGAAATATTGGTCACATGCGATTACAATGGAATCGGAAAAATCCAGTACACAGCAGGTCAGATGGGAGTCCATACTCTGGATACCAGCTATACGGACATCGTGACGTCTCGGATTCTTGTACCTGAGGAACAGACGGATCTGTTCATGAAAAAGGTGACAGAAGCCACAAACGGCCGGGCGGTGATGGAACTTCTTGGTACCCCTTATTTTGCGGAAAAGGACAGGGAAATCCTTCTTTTTGAGGAGTGA
- the ymfI gene encoding elongation factor P 5-aminopentanone reductase, whose translation MRSMEHKKGKTVLVTGASRGIGRSIALRFAKAGYQTAICARGEQALLRIKQEIEAAGVPCLAVAADVGKAGGCREIFAAVEKTFGHADILINNAGVSHIGLLQDMTEAQWDEIMSINLSSVFYCCRLAIPPMVAAKHGKILNISSVWGNTGASCEVAYSASKGAVNSLTKALAKELAPSGIQVNALACGAIDTEMNRFLSPEDRASLIEEIPADRLGTPDEAAEMAFQIISSPAYLTGQVITLDGGWQ comes from the coding sequence ATGAGATCTATGGAACATAAAAAAGGCAAAACTGTTTTGGTCACCGGCGCTTCCCGCGGCATCGGGAGGTCCATTGCCCTGCGCTTTGCCAAAGCAGGATACCAGACCGCCATATGCGCCAGAGGAGAGCAGGCGCTCCTTCGTATAAAACAGGAGATTGAAGCTGCAGGCGTCCCCTGCCTCGCTGTCGCCGCAGATGTGGGAAAAGCAGGCGGCTGCCGAGAGATATTCGCCGCCGTTGAAAAAACGTTCGGCCATGCGGACATCCTCATAAACAACGCCGGAGTCTCCCATATCGGCCTTTTGCAGGACATGACGGAAGCCCAATGGGATGAGATCATGAGCATCAACCTCTCCTCCGTCTTTTACTGCTGCCGGCTGGCCATTCCTCCCATGGTCGCCGCAAAGCACGGAAAAATCCTAAACATCTCCTCCGTCTGGGGAAACACTGGCGCTTCCTGTGAAGTGGCTTACTCCGCCTCCAAGGGCGCCGTGAATTCTCTCACCAAAGCCCTGGCAAAGGAGCTGGCCCCTTCCGGCATCCAGGTAAACGCTCTGGCCTGCGGGGCCATCGACACGGAAATGAACCGTTTTCTCAGCCCGGAGGACCGGGCCTCCCTCATAGAAGAGATCCCCGCTGACCGGCTGGGCACGCCCGATGAAGCTGCGGAAATGGCTTTCCAGATCATATCTTCTCCTGCTTATCTGACAGGACAGGTCATCACCCTGGACGGCGGCTGGCAGTAA
- the trxB gene encoding thioredoxin-disulfide reductase — protein MEKQYDLVIIGSGPAGLAAAIYAQRARLHTLVIEKAMMSGGQVLNTYEVDNYPGLPGINGFDLGMKMREHADKQEAKFVEDNVVRVEDGSPYKTVVCENGSYEARAVILSGGAKHRLLGVPGEEELSGMGVSYCATCDGAFYKGKTTAVVGGGDVAIEDAIFLARICEKVYLIHRRDELRGAKSLQEKLFSLDNVEVIWDTVVKEIRGEDAVSGIVLENVKTGETEEKDVQGVFIAVGILPETEAYKGLVEMDKAGYIVAGEDGITSVPGIFAAGDIRTKKLRQIVTAASDGANAVTAAEQYLNLQKV, from the coding sequence ATGGAAAAACAATACGATCTGGTCATCATCGGTTCAGGTCCGGCCGGACTGGCGGCAGCTATTTACGCCCAGAGGGCCAGGCTTCATACACTTGTGATAGAGAAAGCCATGATGAGCGGCGGACAGGTGCTGAATACCTACGAGGTGGACAATTATCCGGGACTGCCTGGAATCAACGGCTTTGATCTGGGAATGAAGATGCGGGAGCACGCAGACAAGCAGGAAGCGAAATTTGTAGAAGATAATGTAGTACGGGTAGAAGACGGCTCTCCCTACAAGACTGTGGTATGCGAAAACGGGAGCTACGAAGCGAGGGCGGTAATCCTTTCCGGAGGAGCAAAGCACAGACTTCTGGGTGTGCCGGGAGAAGAAGAGCTGTCCGGAATGGGAGTCAGCTACTGTGCCACTTGCGACGGGGCTTTTTACAAAGGCAAAACGACAGCCGTCGTCGGCGGCGGCGATGTAGCCATTGAAGATGCTATTTTTCTGGCCAGGATCTGTGAAAAGGTCTATCTGATCCACAGAAGGGATGAGCTCAGAGGCGCCAAAAGCCTTCAGGAGAAATTGTTTTCTCTTGATAATGTGGAGGTCATCTGGGATACCGTCGTAAAAGAGATTCGCGGAGAAGATGCGGTTTCCGGCATCGTGCTGGAAAATGTGAAAACCGGCGAGACCGAGGAGAAGGACGTTCAGGGAGTTTTCATCGCTGTTGGGATTTTGCCGGAGACGGAAGCATACAAGGGACTTGTGGAGATGGATAAGGCCGGCTATATTGTGGCCGGTGAAGACGGGATTACGTCGGTGCCGGGAATTTTCGCGGCGGGAGATATCCGTACGAAAAAACTGCGCCAGATTGTGACGGCGGCTTCCGACGGAGCCAATGCGGTGACGGCGGCAGAGCAGTATCTGAATCTGCAGAAGGTTTGA
- a CDS encoding DUF2804 domain-containing protein encodes MKKTYINMTKGKNSDSCERPEKQARLEPGPLLNSRGELSQAGYATSLVKAYDRNRIKAGAMRIKEWDYYLIYNERYGAALTLDDNSYMGLASISLLDFEKQTEYTSSPMTAFPMGRTGFPASSAKGDVSLERKNIRMSFRHEGEKRILEGEMDKFHKGLPIRLRFELSEEPEDSMVIATPFPEKRTAFYYNQKIIGMKARGQAEFGGQIYEFRPEDSFGLLDWGRGVWTYHNTWYWSAAMGRAGDGEFGFNLGYGFGDTSAATENMLFYNGRAHKLGTVTFQIPGEEEGKPEFMKPWNVFSSDGRLKLTFTPVLNRSACTSAVLILSDQHQIFGHFDGIAVLDDGTEIQVSHLMGFAEKVRNKW; translated from the coding sequence ATGAAAAAAACTTATATTAACATGACGAAGGGAAAGAACAGTGATAGTTGTGAAAGACCGGAAAAACAGGCGCGCCTGGAGCCGGGACCTCTGTTAAACAGCCGGGGGGAGCTCAGCCAGGCGGGATATGCCACATCTCTTGTGAAAGCCTATGACAGGAACAGGATCAAGGCGGGAGCCATGCGGATCAAAGAGTGGGATTATTATCTGATCTACAATGAAAGGTATGGAGCCGCCCTTACGCTGGATGACAATTCATATATGGGGCTGGCGAGCATTTCCCTTCTGGATTTTGAAAAACAGACAGAATATACCAGCAGTCCGATGACCGCTTTTCCGATGGGAAGGACTGGATTTCCGGCTTCCTCGGCAAAGGGGGACGTGTCATTGGAAAGAAAAAATATAAGGATGTCCTTCCGCCATGAGGGAGAGAAAAGGATTCTGGAAGGAGAGATGGATAAATTTCATAAGGGTCTGCCGATACGGCTTCGGTTTGAGCTGTCGGAGGAGCCGGAAGACAGCATGGTCATTGCCACGCCGTTTCCGGAGAAAAGGACCGCATTTTATTATAATCAGAAGATCATAGGGATGAAAGCAAGAGGCCAGGCAGAATTTGGCGGACAGATTTACGAGTTTCGTCCGGAGGACAGCTTCGGGCTCCTGGATTGGGGAAGGGGCGTCTGGACATATCACAATACCTGGTACTGGAGCGCCGCCATGGGCCGGGCCGGGGACGGCGAGTTTGGCTTTAACCTTGGCTATGGGTTCGGAGATACCTCGGCGGCTACGGAAAATATGCTCTTTTATAACGGCAGAGCGCATAAGCTTGGAACGGTCACATTCCAGATTCCGGGAGAAGAAGAGGGGAAGCCGGAGTTCATGAAACCGTGGAATGTATTTTCGTCCGACGGGCGGCTGAAGCTTACGTTTACTCCGGTTTTAAACCGGAGCGCGTGTACGTCGGCAGTACTTATCCTGAGTGATCAGCATCAGATATTCGGCCATTTTGACGGCATCGCGGTCTTAGACGACGGAACGGAGATTCAGGTAAGTCATTTGATGGGATTTGCAGAGAAAGTGCGGAACAAATGGTGA
- a CDS encoding class I SAM-dependent methyltransferase, with amino-acid sequence MWTADNWNDYEVIDTSKGEKLERWGCYLLVRPDPQVIWDTPRTHGGWKHKNGHYHRSSRGGGEWEFFNLPEQWSIRYEPLGLTFNLKPFSFKHTGLFPEQAVNWDWFSGKIKKAHRPVKVLNLFAYTGGATLAAASAGAQVTHVDASKGMVTWARENARSSGLSEAPIRWIVDDCVKFVEREIRRGNAYDGIIMDPPSYGRGPKGEIWKIEDAIYPLVKLCTKLLSDAPLFFLINSYTTGLAPSVLSYMMGIQLSRFQGAITADEVGLPVTESGLVLPCGASGRWESL; translated from the coding sequence ATGTGGACTGCCGATAATTGGAACGATTACGAGGTGATCGACACCTCAAAAGGAGAGAAACTAGAACGATGGGGCTGCTATCTGCTCGTCCGCCCGGACCCGCAGGTCATCTGGGACACCCCCCGCACCCACGGCGGCTGGAAACATAAAAACGGCCACTATCACCGCAGCAGCCGCGGAGGCGGGGAATGGGAATTTTTTAACCTGCCGGAGCAGTGGAGCATCCGTTATGAGCCTCTCGGCCTTACCTTCAACCTTAAGCCCTTCAGCTTCAAGCATACGGGGCTTTTTCCGGAGCAGGCTGTGAACTGGGACTGGTTTTCCGGCAAAATAAAAAAGGCCCATAGGCCTGTGAAGGTTCTGAACCTGTTCGCTTATACCGGCGGCGCCACTCTGGCGGCGGCTTCTGCCGGCGCTCAGGTGACCCACGTGGACGCTTCCAAGGGTATGGTGACATGGGCCAGAGAAAACGCAAGATCCTCCGGCCTTTCCGAGGCCCCCATACGATGGATCGTAGATGACTGCGTGAAATTTGTGGAAAGAGAAATCCGGCGCGGCAATGCCTACGACGGGATCATTATGGACCCGCCATCCTATGGAAGAGGGCCTAAAGGTGAGATATGGAAGATTGAAGACGCCATTTATCCTCTGGTAAAGCTGTGTACAAAGCTTTTGTCGGACGCTCCTCTGTTTTTCCTGATAAATTCTTATACCACCGGGCTCGCTCCCTCTGTCCTTTCCTATATGATGGGGATTCAGCTCTCCCGTTTTCAGGGCGCCATAACAGCCGACGAAGTAGGGCTCCCCGTGACAGAAAGCGGCCTTGTGCTTCCCTGCGGCGCTTCCGGACGATGGGAATCTCTCTGA
- the dctP gene encoding TRAP transporter substrate-binding protein DctP, producing MKKKLLALVLMAAMVLSLAACGGDKKETTKAAEEKTTKAAEEKTTKAAEEKTTAAGDETTKAAAGEIEGPFDEKYTWSLATTYATGTPMVDAYYKFADLMNEYSDGAITLNVFPDSSLMGENDSFLALKSGELEFCGFGPTPFYLYSEDYGFMLAPFLIETREAYNNLYNSDLVEQAKELWRTEYNTRDVAGMAYRGYRNMSCNKAINSVDDLKGVKLRLNDNQLWSESWSALGATPVPIALGELYTSIQNGAADASEGPWEQMKSINLEEVQDYIIETKHICESVGMWMAEDLYQSLPDNYKAVVDKAGQEAIDYLEKEAIAREDDYKQQLIDGGCEFIEPDLSGFKEKAEAIWADYFKSTWTASTLEEVQAIMAGEQ from the coding sequence ATGAAAAAGAAATTATTAGCACTTGTTCTGATGGCGGCCATGGTGCTGTCACTGGCAGCCTGCGGCGGCGACAAGAAAGAGACCACAAAAGCCGCGGAAGAGAAGACGACGAAGGCTGCAGAGGAAAAGACAACAAAGGCGGCTGAAGAGAAAACAACGGCAGCCGGCGACGAAACGACGAAAGCCGCAGCAGGTGAGATCGAAGGCCCCTTCGATGAGAAGTATACCTGGTCTTTAGCGACTACATATGCAACTGGAACACCCATGGTTGACGCCTACTATAAGTTTGCGGATCTGATGAACGAATATTCCGACGGTGCCATCACCCTGAACGTATTCCCGGATTCTTCCCTTATGGGCGAGAACGATTCCTTCCTGGCTCTTAAGTCCGGCGAACTGGAATTCTGCGGATTCGGACCTACACCGTTCTACCTTTACAGTGAGGACTATGGCTTCATGCTTGCTCCTTTCCTGATCGAGACACGCGAAGCTTACAATAACCTTTACAACAGCGATCTCGTAGAGCAGGCAAAAGAGCTTTGGAGAACCGAGTACAACACGAGAGACGTTGCCGGCATGGCATATCGTGGATACAGGAACATGTCCTGCAACAAAGCAATCAATTCTGTTGACGACCTTAAGGGCGTTAAGCTTCGTCTGAATGACAACCAGCTGTGGAGCGAGAGCTGGAGTGCTCTTGGCGCTACCCCCGTTCCGATCGCTTTGGGCGAGCTTTACACTTCCATCCAGAACGGCGCTGCCGATGCTTCTGAAGGCCCTTGGGAGCAGATGAAGAGCATCAACCTGGAAGAGGTTCAGGATTATATCATTGAAACAAAGCATATCTGTGAGAGCGTTGGTATGTGGATGGCAGAAGATCTGTATCAGTCTCTTCCCGACAACTACAAGGCTGTCGTAGACAAGGCTGGACAGGAAGCCATCGATTACCTTGAGAAAGAAGCCATCGCAAGAGAAGACGACTACAAGCAGCAGCTGATCGACGGCGGTTGTGAGTTCATCGAACCCGACCTGAGTGGATTTAAAGAAAAAGCAGAAGCTATCTGGGCTGATTACTTCAAATCTACCTGGACTGCATCCACACTGGAAGAGGTTCAGGCGATCATGGCTGGCGAACAATAA
- a CDS encoding TRAP transporter small permease, producing MVKTFNKILDNIEKAVITIDSILLVIITIIVVFQVIARKLNISMTGTEELARYAYVIFAFLAWPIAALRGTDVCVTFLFDKLPGKVRHVVLAVFHISMSVFAGICVYSLIKNIENAKGIIAASNRWLHISWVYIIVAVGLVATVIFNIIRCIFLLTGQAVYVSQDEKDAMELEAAKEAFEKQQELEKKGE from the coding sequence ATGGTGAAAACCTTTAACAAGATTCTGGACAACATAGAGAAGGCTGTTATTACCATCGACAGCATCTTGCTCGTTATCATCACCATTATTGTAGTGTTCCAGGTTATTGCAAGAAAACTGAACATCTCCATGACGGGTACCGAGGAGCTGGCAAGATATGCGTATGTGATCTTCGCATTCTTGGCCTGGCCCATCGCTGCCCTGAGGGGGACGGACGTATGCGTGACCTTTTTATTCGATAAGCTGCCCGGAAAGGTCCGGCACGTGGTTCTGGCAGTCTTTCACATCTCCATGTCTGTATTTGCGGGGATTTGTGTATACAGCCTGATCAAGAACATTGAAAACGCGAAGGGCATCATCGCCGCGTCCAACCGCTGGCTGCATATCAGCTGGGTCTATATCATCGTGGCGGTCGGACTGGTGGCTACCGTGATCTTCAACATCATACGCTGCATATTCCTGCTGACCGGCCAGGCTGTCTATGTCTCACAGGATGAGAAGGACGCCATGGAGCTGGAAGCGGCGAAAGAAGCGTTTGAGAAGCAGCAAGAACTTGAGAAGAAGGGGGAATAG
- a CDS encoding TRAP transporter large permease — MDPIWGLLLLLVLFLAGLPVTYALGFSALFIMRFSTGMKWITIGQQMMAGLNSFTILAVPLFLLAGKLMNKCGVTDRLFKFARAIVGWMPGGLGHVNILASFIFAGMSGTAIADASGLGLIEIKAMKDAGYDKDFSCAVTAASSTLGPIIPPSMPLVVYGTISGTSIGALFVAGVIPGIIMGVIMMALVFIYALIRKYPRDRVGSKRELLHACKEGFLPCMTPVIILLGIYTGIFTPTESAAIVVVYAAILGILVYREINFREFVDVLKETVADAIGICILISAATLFGNVLVKAMIPQTVMEFIVNSINNKYVFLLILNLALLLVGMFMETVSAITILTPIILPVAVAFGINPIHLGIIMVLNLMIGVVSPPFGVVLFAINKVGEISFGRLVKAMVPWFIVLLAALAIVTMLPWTCTWLPSTMGLGGL; from the coding sequence ATGGATCCGATTTGGGGATTGTTACTTTTATTGGTTCTTTTCCTGGCCGGCCTGCCGGTCACCTATGCCCTGGGTTTTTCCGCCCTGTTCATCATGCGGTTCAGCACGGGTATGAAATGGATCACGATCGGCCAGCAGATGATGGCGGGCCTCAACAGCTTTACGATCCTGGCGGTGCCGCTTTTCCTGCTCGCCGGGAAACTGATGAATAAGTGCGGCGTTACCGACCGTCTGTTTAAATTTGCAAGAGCCATAGTGGGTTGGATGCCCGGCGGCCTGGGCCATGTGAACATACTGGCCAGCTTCATCTTCGCCGGGATGTCCGGAACGGCCATCGCGGACGCCAGCGGCCTGGGCCTCATTGAGATCAAGGCCATGAAGGATGCTGGGTACGACAAGGACTTCTCCTGTGCCGTCACAGCCGCTTCCTCGACCTTGGGCCCGATCATCCCGCCCAGTATGCCCCTCGTAGTGTACGGAACCATTTCCGGTACCTCCATAGGCGCGCTGTTCGTGGCAGGTGTGATTCCCGGGATCATCATGGGCGTGATCATGATGGCTCTGGTGTTCATATATGCTCTGATCCGGAAATATCCCAGAGACCGTGTGGGATCCAAGAGGGAACTTCTGCACGCATGTAAAGAGGGCTTTCTGCCCTGTATGACGCCTGTCATTATCCTCTTGGGCATCTACACCGGTATCTTCACCCCCACAGAGTCGGCCGCCATCGTTGTGGTGTACGCAGCTATTTTGGGGATTCTGGTGTACCGGGAAATCAATTTCAGAGAATTTGTGGATGTGCTGAAGGAGACTGTAGCGGATGCCATCGGTATCTGTATCCTGATCTCAGCGGCGACCTTGTTCGGAAACGTGCTGGTGAAGGCCATGATCCCTCAGACGGTCATGGAGTTTATCGTGAACAGCATCAACAACAAATACGTGTTCCTGCTGATCCTGAACCTGGCGCTCCTGCTGGTGGGTATGTTCATGGAGACCGTGTCAGCCATCACGATCCTGACGCCCATCATCCTGCCGGTAGCCGTGGCATTTGGGATCAACCCGATCCACCTTGGCATCATCATGGTGCTGAACCTGATGATCGGCGTAGTATCTCCGCCCTTCGGCGTGGTGCTGTTCGCCATCAACAAGGTAGGCGAGATTTCTTTCGGCCGTTTGGTGAAAGCTATGGTACCGTGGTTCATCGTGCTCCTTGCCGCGCTGGCTATCGTGACGATGCTGCCCTGGACCTGTACGTGGCTTCCTTCCACCATGGGCTTAGGCGGATTATAA
- a CDS encoding RraA family protein: MTHEQEVLEKLKQFDTPSVTNVVATYPGDMEYCLGLYHPWNTKWYTDETLKCMYPELGRLAGHVVTVTFGLPDPKFSRLGFVDLYKAIEKMPKPVIVAMKQDLPEEIKKKNGLCGGNMMTAFKSLGVIGVISDGPSRDLDEVRPMGMQYMLTGVCAGHGEFSIHAINTPVDICGMEVAPGDIVHMDENGAVKFPAEYLDEVAERCERLQAYETKKQKLLAENHDAETLAKILSDNYE, encoded by the coding sequence ATGACACATGAACAAGAAGTGCTTGAGAAACTGAAACAATTCGATACGCCGAGTGTGACCAACGTGGTGGCGACCTATCCGGGAGATATGGAATACTGTCTGGGTCTTTATCATCCCTGGAATACCAAATGGTATACCGACGAGACCCTGAAGTGCATGTATCCGGAGCTCGGCAGGCTGGCCGGCCATGTTGTGACTGTTACATTTGGCCTTCCGGATCCTAAATTCAGCCGTTTGGGATTTGTGGATTTATACAAAGCCATTGAAAAAATGCCGAAGCCGGTGATCGTTGCGATGAAGCAGGACCTGCCGGAAGAGATCAAGAAAAAGAACGGCCTTTGCGGCGGCAATATGATGACCGCGTTCAAGTCCCTGGGCGTTATCGGCGTGATCTCCGACGGCCCCTCCAGAGACCTGGATGAAGTGCGCCCCATGGGGATGCAGTATATGCTGACAGGAGTCTGCGCGGGACACGGAGAGTTCAGCATCCACGCGATCAATACACCTGTGGATATCTGCGGCATGGAAGTGGCGCCCGGCGATATCGTACATATGGACGAAAATGGAGCGGTGAAGTTCCCCGCAGAGTATCTGGACGAAGTGGCAGAGCGCTGTGAGCGCCTTCAGGCCTACGAGACAAAGAAACAGAAGCTCCTCGCCGAGAACCATGATGCCGAGACTTTGGCCAAGATATTAAGCGACAACTATGAATAA